One Hippopotamus amphibius kiboko isolate mHipAmp2 chromosome 12, mHipAmp2.hap2, whole genome shotgun sequence genomic window, GACTATCTGATCTTGAGGATTCctgtatttatatgaaaatttaacaatttttgaaaagtacTTGGAAATTGGTATTGGCTGATTAAACCTCCTTAAGGTAGAATTTTAAAGGTTTCCACACACTGGAACTCTACCTGGCTTTGGACCAACCCCAGAACCAAGCAGAGCCATCTCTTACATGGGCACAGCTGCCCTGCTGCAATAAACCTGGAGAACTTGCATGAGGGAACTCACTTTTAAAGGAGAAATCGTagagttttaaaaagacattaataATTTGCTCTGCTATAAACCGCCATTAAAAATCACAATGTTTTACTTGGTACTAAAcatttttgaagtaaaaattatCACGAAATAAATGActccaacaaaaatatattttattgtgttaAAGAGTACTGTATTGATTTGCCAAAGTTTTGTAACTTAGTAGAGAGGTATTACCTTCCTTGGATTTGTACTTTATGACTTTGTATGCTGTATCGTGGGCTGTTTAtgttaactgaaaaaataaagtcattactGGAATTTTGCAGCACTCTAaacttaaacagaaaaaaaaaaaacttaaacagAACAGCTGTTCACATCTTTTAGCATTTCACATTTCCCTAACATTAATTGCCATGTGTCAAAATCATGGTTCTCTAATTGCTAAAAGCATGATATGTCAggttatttgaatataattactttttgAAGCAACTGTGACCACAAAACATCTTTTTTACGTGAAGAGCTGTACATCATTTGCAGTCACTCAAATGATGTCTTGATCTGAAGCATAAATCCCAGGGacttaatgtttttaataatacTGTGTCTCTGCGGGGGATGGGGGCGgtagagcagaaaaaagaatgataggGTGGAAAGAAAGCATTGACCTAAACTAACCAGTATGAGAATTGCTTTGCAGCTTTTATTTATGGGAAATCCTTGCTTTAGATGCCAGAGGGCAGCTGCAATCTGAAAACAATCCAGTAAATGTATTTTGTAGCCAGCAATTATCAACCACTAAATAAGAATATCTTTGATACTTGGAATTGTTGCATACAGACTATTTTTGTTAAAAGGTGATGAGCTCTTGCGTTTATTTCACAGAACTTAATGTAATAAACTAGTCAGGTTTCCTGTAAAAGAAACCAgttaatatatgtacataaacCACAAAAATAGTATaccaaactatttaaaaattagtatttttctacttaaaatattGTTTACCTTGAGACTTCTTAGGACATTTGTAAAAGCAAGTTAAAGCCAATAaggtttttgattattttttgtaactggaagtggtttttacaattaaaatagcATTTCAACTAAACAAAACATTGCTAAGTATTGATATTTAATAATAAGTTGCCTTATATAATTCCTGAAAATCATACTTGTTCTGAAAAGTGTAAGAATACCCTAATGATAAAAagatttctaaataaatttttttcctgatttttttttactctgatgataaaattctataaattttcattttccagtATAGTCACTTTTAGTTAAGTAGCTGGTAGTTAATGGCTTTTACCTGTGACACTATAAATGACATAAGCATTTGAGAGGACTAAACTGGAATAGTGTTTGTGGGTTAGGATTAGACACGGACTGTGGAGCAAGTACCCTATTTAATGTTGAAGATGGATCTCATATGAATTAAGGAAAACCTTCCTGTTAATAAAAACTTCCTTTAAACTATGATGTTTTTCCTGAttatagtttctttttaataactgTAAGGAGCAAAACAAATGTTTCTCCTTACAAGAATTCCCTCATCGCCAGGTGCGCGCGCCGCGCTGTCGGTCCAGGGCCCCGGCCAGCCTCCGGCGCTGAAACCGAGGTTGGGGCGAGGCCGTCAggacggggcgggggcggcgctcGACGCGGCTCCGGGACTCGCGCGCGTGCCCTCGGGTTCCCGCCAGCTCCCCTCCCGCCCCGCCTCCCCGCACGGGGGCGCTACGGAAGCTCGCGGGGCCAATAGGCAGGCGCGCCCGGTCGGCCCGCCCGGGGATTGGCGCCTGCGGCCCGGGCCGCGCGCCCCCATTGGTTCGAGGCGCCGGGGGGCGGCTGCGAACGGGCGGCTGAGGCCTTCCGGGAGGGCGGGGCAGGGCAAGAGGCGGTGGGATTGGCAGGCCCGGAGCCCCGCCCCTTCCGCTTCTCAGGCCTGACCTTCCGGCAGCCGGGCCGTACGCCGAGCCGACACTGACAGGTCCTAGCGATTCGACCCGACGCGCCCCCTCTGGCGACATCATGGTGGCGTACTGGCGACAGGCTGGCCTCAGGTAGGCCCAGGCCTCGGGAGGGGCGGACAGCCGGGGCGCGGGGAGGTCCGGGGAGACCCGGGGTCGGAGGTCACGCCGggcgtggcgggggtgggggtcggCCCGGCGAGGGCGGCCCCAAGATGGCGGCCTGCGGGCGGGGGCCGGGGTcacggccgcggcgggggggggggggccgggggccggggtcACGGCCACGGGGGGCGGAGCGGGGGCCGGGGTCACGGCCGCAGAGGGGGTGGGCCGGGCCTGAGCACCTGCGCGCCGCCATGAGCGCTCTGGAGAGGGACCCTGTCTTCCCAAGAGCGGTGCTTCTCGCCTTTGTGCTTTGCGTTAGGCTCAGTGGACGTGCTGGAGGTGACATAGTCACGTGCAAGGTGAGAGAGTCCTCGGGGGGTAACCACGGTCCCCATACCTGGCGTTTGTTTCCAGCATCAAGGTGCGGCCTTTTAAAATGCCagacacacctttttttttttttttttaatttgctcctGTTGCTCTCAGGTTACCTTGTGGGCAAAAGGGGTGAAAGCCCTTGCTAAGGTGTAAAGAGCTCTGCAGCAGGGGAGTGGCGGCTCTTGGGAAGCGGAAATACGGAACCCACTGGAGGACATGGCCTCTGGTGAAATGGAGACACCATAGATCTAGGTGTCACACGTGGCTTCTTTGCCTGCGCACCCAGTTGAGCTGCTCCCCTGGCTCAGGTCAACGCACCTTGTTCCTTGACTAGATTAAGTAGCACCTGTTgcgtgctccaaggacaaagagcCAATATTGCCAGAACAGAGAGCTGCGGAACTCGTATCACTCTGTACAGTGCAACAACTGCAGTGTCCCAGAACTTTCCtaagcagcatgccatgtccgTTGCGCATCGCATAGAAGGAAAGACAtttgcctcatttttcttctgctaAGCACACTGAAAGTATACATACTCTGCCCAGTCAGTATATAACTGCAGGTTCCCTggttataaaaacaggcaagcaacccatgctcggGGTCGACCTTCCCTGGCTTCCAGGAAGTCGGCCCGCTGTTCTAACAGTgaccttctctctaataaactctttttcctgcattctgccttgtgtctggaaattcttttccaacctgtgcTCGGAGCACGACAGCACCTCCTAGCGGTGACCCTTTGTGGGTATGTGACTGTGGACAACCCCAGGGTTTCCTGACTTTCAAGGTCAAGCAGAGTTTTGTAGAATGGGGAGGATGATGGTCCCAGCCCTAGGTACCATGTATTAAGCACCTGCTATGAGACAGGCGGGGCTGCCCTGCTCCCcacactttttctttcctcctccctacCATGGGGGCAAATACTATTATCCTTCTGCTTCGTTCTATCGTTTTTACAGGTGAATAAATTAGCCAAAAAGATGGAACAGCCTAAAGGTCACCAGTTAGTAGCAGTGGAAGCAAGAATTGGAACTCCTACCTCTGGCCCAAAAAATCAAACCTGAAACTTGAGAAAATAGCAGCAaacaccccccaccaccaccaccaccacccttcaTGTTTTCAAAAAGTGTAAAAAGTGAACTGATATCTTTTGGAAAGTAACATGTTGATGGGAGTGCATCTACCAGACAGGAAGCAGGCTGTTAGGTATTTTGCTAGATTTGTGACGTTCTCTAAGGACTTTGCAGTTTAATTTAGAAACCTTGATCAGGAAGTATTTTCAATGGCAGACCTGTGAAACAGAATCCAGTGTTCTCAGGAAAACCTTTAAATAATCAAAAGTAGAGCTGTTttaattcaaaatagttttttttctcttttaattatgtatactttaccttgtaagaataataaaagaaaaaattttaaatagagaaatggaaaaaaactgtTCATGTTATACCCTCTGTTAACATTTAGAACTATTTCCTATgctgtgagattttttttctaatatctatGCATCTTTTATTTCAAGTTAATATGtattaaagagaaaacagtgcaaagaagaaaaaccaaaagtcAGTGATTCTAACACCAGTTAAGACTTTGATACATTTCTTTctggtcttctttttctttatggcttCCTTTTGCATGAgtcatttttaagttcagttcTACAATAATGTACAATGGaaccaaaattaaaagtataggaaggaaaacaaaagcacagtcacacagccagtcTGGCTGGATCGTTGATAATTAGCTTTATATTGTTTCTCATGTTCTCCCAGCTACATCCGATACTCCCAGATCTGTGCAAAAGCAGTGAGAGATGCACTGAAGACAGACTTCAAAGCAAACGCTGAGAAGACATCTGGCAGCAGCATAAAAATTGTGAAAGTGAAGAAGGAATAATCTGTAAGTTACTGATGTATTTAGAAAAAGAGTTGCATCTTTAGTTTTTAGAGCACgtttaaaaatcaaagtaattTTAGTTTTGTGTCACTCAGTACATTTAGAATTGAGTTAGTGGGTTGCTAGTGTCAGGCATACAGGTTGTAGAAGCCCCacggcatcatcaaaaaatgctgttttgatgactgaacctgatgtacccccccaaaaaaaattaaattaaattaaatttaaaaaaaaaaatgctgttttgaGGCCCTGACAAGCAGAAGTAATCACCACGTTGATTTTCAGTTCATTGAGCAATGCTTAGGTAGAGAGTCATCTTATTTTAATTAAACCTGTTTCATTTGTCTGCACAAAATCAAGTAATTCGGAGGATAAACTCACTTTTATAATTCTTATTGGAGTTATGTAATAGTTCAGGGGCATGAAAAATTACAGTTCTTTGAGTTTATTTCCCCCTACATCTGCTAATGTTCTCACAAATCACTGCCTCCCGAACATAAGGGCTGCAGGCACAGGCAAGGGTCCTGCTATTTTAACAAGTAGTACAGTAGGCAAGGCCCTGCAGTGAAGACTGTTTTGCTGCATTTATTGTGCTTTCAGAGTttgcttcattttacttttgttctGATGTTGGCAGTGCAAAGTAAGACAGTTCTGTATGGATGATAAGTTCAGACTTTTGTGTTCCAAACTACTAAAGTGATTTGATTTCTAAACCACTTTCTGGACATtattatttcaaagataaagcGAGGCAAATTACCAGAAAGATACTTTTcagatttaattttcttgttttgcttttaaaaagcttcAGACCCACAGTGGCAGGGAAAATGTGATAAATACTCATCTTCAGGCAGCTTGTGGCTGTGAGCAGTGTTCCTGTGTGGAACTGTCTCCCCTCAGcactttccattttcattttgaattggtaaatattttattacaagtcTAGGGATGCGGTGTTTTGAACTGAGCCCTTTTTCTGGGGTTCTCTGTCTAATCTCATAATTCTGAGGAATGAGAGCTGGTTTTAggttgggttgttttgttttaacagtgagctaacagaaaaaaatcactcagcCTCTGCCTGCAGTGTGGCCGGGCCAGACTCCGCAGCGAACTCCCTCAACCTTGTGACATCCTTGGGGCCTTCCTGCAGGAGCGTCCAGCTCTGGGAAACAGAACAGTGACCGCTCTCTATACATCGTGCTGAGGGGATTCAGCATCTCTTAAAGGCAGAGTGTTTCTTGATTGAAGGGAGAGTGTTTGGTTTTACTTGGCAGGGAAGTGCCTCTTCGGCTAAAGCCATGCATGTGAACCcgccctttttacagctgagagcCAGGTTTTATCGCCAACTGAGAGAACTAAAGCGGCAGTCATATCCTGCAGCTCGGTATAAGGAAGTTATTTCCCGCGTtcgtgctggattttttttttttttaattttatttatttatttattatttttggggggtacaccaagttcgtgctggatttttaagaaaacataaaggaCTGGCACCAtgtgttctctcttttcctcctagaACCTGACTACAGCTTGGAACGCCGCATGTTCACAATGAAGATGTGTGGGCACACGTTATGGCAGGTTGAAAACCGTCTCCCTCCATGGAAAATAAAACACCTTTCTTGTTCATAGATGGACAATGCCAATAAATTAAAGTATGGTTCGCTCTTGCTGTTGGTTTCGGTTTCTCTCAGACTGTTTCTGTTCCTGTGTGGGGACTGTCCACACAGCTGCAGAACTATGATCATATGAACCGGGGCTTTTTAAAAGGAGAACAgtgaattccctggcggtccagcagttaggactccaagcttcccctgcaggggcccgggttcaatccctggtcagtgaacaaAGGTCCTGCAAGACGCAcggccaaagaaaaagaaagttgaaagGAGAACAGATATCTGGTGACCAAAGGGATCCAGGAGACATATTGAAGATGTCTCAAAATAGAAAGGTCTCTTTCTCATGAGGTTAACTGACAGAATTGGGCTCTGTCATTGAGGTGCTCTTGCCCTTTATCTTTGAACTGCAGACATCATGTCAGAGCAGCGACCCGGGCAGGCGCTGGGGGCCCCTGACCTCGTCCTTCTGTGCCAACAGCCGTACCCAGGTGGGGCTGGACGAGTGTCTAAGTGAGAATGATTATTAAAAGCATAGATTAGAAGAAGAAATACTAAATTGTAGTATTCACTTTCTACTGTGCACTTCAAATCTATAGAGCAGTACTTAAGGTTGAGATTTACTAAGCACAAGATACTTTTCACGTTGTCTTGTAAGTGCATCTTTATATTCTGGGAGCATTTCTCATAGGAAACGAGGCACAGCCACTAGTAACTTGCTTACCCAGTTGATGGCCAAGCTGACATGAAAATCTAAGGTTCTGGACAGCAGCTCTTGGGCGTGATCATTACAGCAGGCCCATGGTGTTGTGGCGATTGGTTTACCCATTAAATATTTAAGGATGAAGAATTGTTGCGAGtgcagtgtttttctctttctttgaaactTGAAAGAAACTTGGCGGAGTAAAACCTCATTGCAACCTTAACTGCTGATTTTTAACCACTTCTggagaatggagaaaaacatTTGGACGGGAAATGTTGAAACACTGTTTAGCTTCTGCCCCAGAACCATTCCTCACCTTGGTACTTAAGCAAACAGTTTATCAGGGCCACTCAGCCATGGCGAGGACGAGCCCAAGCAAACGCCTTTGTTCTTGGCTTCTGGAGAGGAGTTACTGCCCCGGACAACTTGCCCTGTAGGATTTATCTGCTCCTTGGCACAGGGCACACGAGGAGGAGCCGGGGTGCTGGACGGCAGCAGCCTACAAGCCCATCGAGCCCTGTGCCTGGGGCTGGTGTCCTGCTCTTTTGAAGTCAAGGCCCCTCAGTTGTCATGCTTCGGTCCCCGCAATTAAAGTACCAGGAGGCATCTTTCATTACAGGGACAGGAATAAATGAATCACAAGGACGCGGGGCCTTTTTGATACCAGACGAATAACGTAACCAATAGGCAGAGGGCTAAGTTATTTCCAGGCAAGTTGATTAGAGATAAGTCATTTATTCGGGAGGCAGATGGGACAGTTAGACGTGAGACTTGGGGACAGGGCTGTGATGTGGGAAGATTAAAGTTAACTGAGTAAAGGACAGATTCGCTGCTTAGTAAAGATTCTTTGAGGCTCTTTCTCTGTGATTAAAAATTCCTGAACAAATACTGTGATGCCCTGCCTTTACCCTGCCATGTAGCTGGCAGGACCACTGTGTCCAGATTACCAGGGGGCCCTGATCAGGTCTCACTGTGGGTATTTCACTAACCGCATGAGTGATGTGTGAGGGATTAAGTCTCGTCACTCACGCAGTGTTCCTGTGTGTGAAGTGAAGGAATCGGACACGCTCTAAAGTTCTGATTCTACCCTCTCCGTCTCCGAGAGACCGGTATTGCTGTGGCAACCACACGGCTAAAGGAATAGGCTCTTCAAAAGCAGGGGGTGCAGATTTCTTTTCGTTTCTagtgtttttttgggggggcaggggggtgtgtTTTAATCTATTTCTACCATACAAAAGAGTAGGATGGTGAgatgcattttgaaaatatttttaactgctCACATTAATCAGTCCGGGTGGTTAGCCTCCAAGAGAAGGAATTTATTTAGTCTGAAACAAAACAAGTTAGccatttaaaattgaatttctttgtgttttaatgaTTATTATTGAGCAAACAAAACTCTTTACAGTAATATAAATCagcagggttttttcttttttaatttagagCTATGTCCTTTCTTGCATCTATTTAATTGCCTTTTTAGATTTGAGAAAGTGAGAAAAGCACTAGAGGAAAGAAGTATGTGTAGAAATTCTTACATAATCACAGGTTATAAGTCTTTTTAGCATCTAAGACAGTTATGAACTTCAAACTAAGAAGAGTTTAGGTGCAGTTTCTTATTaaatctgcttttgtttttagtgcTTTTTGAACCACAAGGAGAaagtatttaaaacttttttttttctgtaattctgtAAATAGAAGGCTTGCCATGATGCCAACAGTGAGACGTAATTTTCTCTTGGTACATGTTTTAGTTATTTCCTCAtgatacatacataaaatgagTGAAGTTTCTCAAAATGAGCTACTGTCACCCATTCACCAGCCACCGAATTACTGCAGATTACAGAGCAAATTGGGAGATGAGAACCCAGTTGCCTGCGAGTAAATATTTCTGTCACCGGCCACCCATGGATCAAATAGTATAGTTCCGTGGTAATTCTAGAAGGCTATTCAAACCCTTACTGCGCTGCAAGGGATAGCAGTGCTGTATGGTAGAAATAGGTAAACTGTAATTAAGAAGTTACGGATGATTTGATTATGCTCTTGTGTATCTGGTCCTATTGTAATGTGAGCAGATTAAAATCGTGTAATGGTTGAAGCTGTGTCATCGTGCAAACATTTATGGCAACTTATGCAAATTAATTTGAACTGTAGAAGTTCCCTAATGAGACGATGTCCTCCGTAACCACCGTGGCCGCTGCTTAATCCCTCGGTTTGAATGGTTGCTGGCCTGCCTTTGCCCTTTCTAAAGAGCAGAGCGGCTACAAGCATTTTCAGAAGGTGATGGCCGCATGAAAATGAAAAGGGCATTTCCAAGTATCCTTTACAAGGAAAACCAAAGATGACGGTTAATGAATTCCCAGAATCAAACATTATATAAGAAacttaaaagtatataaatatatgttaaaagctAGCTCTTCAGACGGAAAGATCAGAGGATTGCAGTTCTCGAGTTTTGCGTGtcatattttggtttttattttttttctgtgggaGGGACTACCACTTTGctttcctcccttttcccctttgcagGTGGCACGTTGAAATGTACACATGGTCTCCACAATTTACTAGTGGCCGCTGATTCCCATTTACCTCTGCGTAGCCCCCACACACCAAGCAGTCACCTGGCTTTTCTGGAGGCCGGCAGATGTGAGCAGGTGGGCTGCAGGCAACACGTTAAGAGAGAACCTGCAGTAAGAGCCTTACCAGCCCGGGGATGTCAAGTACAGGTTCCAGGGCGCTTACCAGTGTGGCTAAAGCACTTACAACTTCACCGCAATGGCAGTGGCTCCCCAGGCGTCCACGTGTGGAGCCGTGATGCCTAGCGCAGGGCTGTGCATACGGCAAACAGCCAATCCAGATCTTTAAACAAAGGCAGTGCTCTACAGTAAGTTCGCCTGGCTATTAAGAACAAGCGGCTAGGGTGTGCACAGAATATCAGACTCTTCAAGGGTAGTGAATGCCAGCAGAAGAGCCTACTGCCCATCAGTAcgtgcccgcccccgcccccacccccacagtccCGTGTCAAAGCGAATCCTGAGTGGCTGCGTGTGGGTCGCAGTGCTGCAGTGCGGAAGGGGCTGGGAATCGCCGGGGACCGCTCTGGACACGACCCCACGCCGCGGCCAGCCTCACGCAGGGCCCCTCGTGGTTAATGTCCCTTATCTCCTGGTTCCATTTCCGccttccccccccacctcctccttctcctccagaaCTGCGTTGGCATCTTGGAACTGTTGGTACTCAGACACCAAATCCAGGATATTACTCTCCGCTTCGGCAAATTCATTAATGTCCATCCCCTCGCCCGTGTACCAGTGCACGAAGGCCTTCCTCTTGAACATGGCCGAGAAGTGCTCAGAGATCCTGCCGAAGAGCTCCTGGATGGCCGTGTTGTTGCCGATGAAGGTGGCCGCCATGCTCAGCCCGCGGGGCGGGATGTCGCACACGGCCACCTTGACGTTGTTGGGGATCCACTCCACGAAGCAGCTGCTGTTCCTGGTCTGCACGGCCAGCAGCTGCTCATCCACCTCTCTGGTGGACATCCTGCCCCGGAAGATGCAGGCCACGGTCAGGTAGCGGCCGCGGCGGGGGTCGCAGGCGGCCATGGTGTTGCGGGCATCGAACATCTGCTGGGTGAGCTCGGCCACCGAGAGTGCGCGGTACTGCTGGCTGCCCTGGGCCGTGAGCGGCGCGAAGCCGGGCATGAAGAAGTGCAGGCGCGGGAAGGGCACCATGTTCACGGCCAGCTTGCGCAGGTCGGCGTTGAGCTGGCCCGGGAAGCGCAGCGACGTCGTGATGCCGCTCATGGTCAGGGACACCAGGTGGTTGAGGTCGCCGTAGGTGGGCGTGCTCAGCCGCAGGGTGCGGAAGCAGATGTCATAGAGGGCCTCGTTGTCGATGCAGAAGCAGGCGTCCGCGTTCTGCAGGAGCTGGTGCAGGGACAGCACGGCGTTGTAGGGCTCCACCACCGTGTCCGACACCTTGGGCGAGGGCATCACGCTGAAGGAGTTGAGGATGCGGTCGGGGTACTCCTCGCGGATCTTGCCCAGCAGCAGCGTGCCCATCCCGGAGCCCGTGCCGCCGCCCAGCGAGTGCACGAGCTGGAAGCCCTGCAGGCAGTCGCAGCCCTCGGCCTCTGCGCGCACTGCGTCCAGCACGCCGTCCACCAGCTCCGCCCCCTCCGTGTAGTAGCCCTTGGCCCAGTTGTTGCCGGCCCCGGAGTTCCCTGCGGCACAGGGGGCTCGGTTACTCGGACTGGTTATCCCACCCGGGGtcgggggagggttggggaggagggggaggaggcaccCTCGGGAGGCGTTCCTCTCTTCCCGCTGGAACCTCCCAGAAGATCCTACCGTGAACAAAGCTGTCGGGTTGGAAGAGGGCTCCCAGTCGGCTGGAACGGATGCTGTCCATGGTCCCGGGTTCCAGGTCCACCAGGACGGCTCGGGGCACATACTTCTTGCCTGCGTAGAAAAATAGGAAGAAGTCAGCCAGCTGTTGTTTTTTCTAAAGGTTAATATTTCATCAAAGTAGAACCTGTGACACCGGTccagaaaaaaaagtccttctAGAAGGTGTCTTTGGTAGAAAGACTAGAATCTTGGACCCCAAAGATAGTCACACGAATCTGTAAAATGCTTCAGAAATAACCTTTTCCATCATCATCCGTTTTGTTTGTTGTCTTGCCAGTAACAGGGATTGATTCTACTAAAAAGTAGAATCGGAAATgattctactttttatttaaaaaccagaaaGGGGGAGAATTcatggtggttcagtggttaggactcagagctttcactgcctgggccggggttcaatcccaggtggggaactgagatcccatgaGCCGCACCgcgtggccaaaataaaattttaaaaattaaacaaacaaacgaaaaaaacaaaaaggaatgttGGGGCCTGAACTGCTTGTGTTGAGAGGTACCCCCTCCAGGGACCAGAGACGTCCTCGCCAGCCTTGCCCTCGGTCACTCTGGGGACATCACCCGTCTGGCCGACAGCGCGGTCCTACCGTGGGCCTCGTTGTAGTACACGCTGATCCTCTCCAGCTGCAGCGCACTGTCCCCGCAGTAGCTCCCTGCCCAGTCGATCCCATGCTCCTCGCCAATCACCTCCcagaactgaaagcagaaagGAGGGGCCGGGTCAGTGACAGCGCATCGAGCAGAAAGACAGGAGGTGAGGGCTCCCGGGCCTGCTTCCCTCCCCAGCGCGATCCTTGGGGCCTTTTCCTAACTGCCCCCCGAATGGCATAATGCACTCTTTGCCTCTCCTAACCATGAAGATGAAGATTGCATTTTATATCCACCTGAACTGCTTCAATAAAATGTCAacatataaaacattaaattggATTTCACTCCTATTATATTCAGGCCCTTATGTACATTAATACTGTTCTTTTAGAATTTCACATCAGACAGTGTATCTCTAGTGTGGCCTTACAGTGCTTCCAGCTAGTAAAGTATAGATCCCATTACGTGAAAATAAACTGAATTCTTATCTGATTTCACGATAATATCTCATTTTACTTTGCAGATTTATTTTCATGCAGTTTTCCCAAAATCCCATAACTAGGACACCTATGCACGCTTTTAAACAGTGTGCATTTTGGATGATCAGGTATGCACTCAATTCGGAATTATGCATAGTTCTCTTGTAACTGTTTAAAACATATTACACTTCCAATCACGTATATAGtatttattaatatagatatgtGCTGAGCTCTTTATATGGCAACAGTTACTGAGATAACCCCTTTTCATTACCCTGGAGAAGCACATAGTAAAGTGggatgaaaatatattcatttatgttAAAATCCCCAAGGGTGTTTTCCTAACCACCTCTTGTAAATGATGGCTCTGCTTTAGGCCTTGGTCTTATTAACAAGACTATTTTATAGTAAATTATCAGCACTGTTcagggtgtggaaaaagaaagaaatttaagttCTCTGACACCACGAATTAGATGTGTCTTAAAGTTCTTATGGCCCCAAATAATAGTAGTTGCTGAGGCTCTAACCACCAGATAACACAGTTCTGGACTCAGAGCTGAGACCCCGACTAGACCCTGCACTCCCTCCCGGGGTCCTTTCTCCATCTTATCTTCCAGCTTCAGAGCAGTGGGGGCCCCTGTCTCCcacttctctgtgtcttttagtttGAATGTCTTATCACTCAGGCAAGGAAG contains:
- the TUBB1 gene encoding tubulin beta-1 chain — protein: MREIVHIQIGQCGNQIGAKFWEVIGEEHGIDWAGSYCGDSALQLERISVYYNEAHGKKYVPRAVLVDLEPGTMDSIRSSRLGALFQPDSFVHGNSGAGNNWAKGYYTEGAELVDGVLDAVRAEAEGCDCLQGFQLVHSLGGGTGSGMGTLLLGKIREEYPDRILNSFSVMPSPKVSDTVVEPYNAVLSLHQLLQNADACFCIDNEALYDICFRTLRLSTPTYGDLNHLVSLTMSGITTSLRFPGQLNADLRKLAVNMVPFPRLHFFMPGFAPLTAQGSQQYRALSVAELTQQMFDARNTMAACDPRRGRYLTVACIFRGRMSTREVDEQLLAVQTRNSSCFVEWIPNNVKVAVCDIPPRGLSMAATFIGNNTAIQELFGRISEHFSAMFKRKAFVHWYTGEGMDINEFAEAESNILDLVSEYQQFQDANAVLEEKEEVGGEGGNGTRR